CCTGTAGTTTACTTTCATTTGATAGTAGAGTTTATGTTTTGATTTACgtatttcctcccttttccttccactGAGCAATGTACACTCAGTGAGAATGTGGAATGTCTTCCCTGCTGTATCCCAACACCCTGGAAGGTGCAGAAGAAACAAGTGAAGTTTTGGTTGAACATGAATAAATGAGTGGATAAATGAGTTTAGAAACAGTCATGATTCTGTATCATTTTTGTCATGTATTAAGGGATTCATTCCACAACTACATTGCTTTGTGAACAAAGATTAGCCGGCAAACTATAGACTTGAAGTGAAAATGTGTGCTGATTGTTCAGCCTTTATTTTGCATACAGAATAATAGTAGTTAGTCCCTGTAAATAAAAAATCCTATATTTCTGCATTGGAACATAGGAAATGATATGCAGAtgctcattttgtattttcttgcaTTTAgcttatttgttaaaaaaagcttgaggaaaaaatattaactgcagagaaaaataaaagacagataTAAATGTttggatatattttaaattatatgtatatatatattcattcataatAGAGAGATAGATAAGTTTGAaagtatgagaaaaaaacaacagaaaaacactGATTGTGTGTCTATTTTTGCCATAtagggagaaagaaagacagaaaacacagacatatagaataaaatcatcCTGTAGAAATTTGAAGAATTTGATGAGAAGACCAGAAAATAGTTCCACAGGTGATTGAATCAATCAgagaatgatgatgatgatatgagTGGAACAGATGCAGAATTTGAAATACACTCACTTTCTGTGTCACTTTGAGCTTCCAAGGGAGAGGAAAATGTCCTCCTCAAACCACACTGTGGGGATGGCATTCATTCTTTTGGGACTGACAGATGACCCAGTGCTGGAGAAGCTCCTGTTTGGGGTGTTTCTGGTGGTCTACCTACTCACACTGGCAGGAAACCTGTGTATGATTGTGCTAATCAGCACCAGTCCCCACCTGCACactcccatgtacttcttccttgGCCACCTCTCCTTTGTAGACATCTGCTATTCCTCCAACATCACTCCCAACATGCTGTATGATTTCCTCTCAGAGGACAAGACCATTTCCTATGCTGGGTGCTTCACTCAGTGTCTCCTCTTCATTGCGCTGGTGATCACTGAGTTTTACCTCCTTGCTTCCATGGCCCtggaccgctatgtggccatctgcagccCTCTGCATTACAGCTCCAGGATGTCCAGGAAAGTCTGCATCTCCCTGGTCACCTTCCCTTATGTGTCTGGCTCCCTCCATGGGCTGTCTCAGGCCCTGCTGACTTTCCACCTGTCCTTCTGTGGCTCCCTGGAGATCAATCACTTCTACTGTGCAGATCCTCCCCTGCTCCTGCTGGCCTGCTCTGACACCCACGTCAAGAAGATGGCCATGTTTGTGGTGGCTGGCTTCACTCTCTCCAGCTCTCTCTCAGTCATTCTCCTGTCCTACCTCTTCATTGTTGCAGCCATCCTGAGGATCCGTTCTGCTGAAGGCAGGCGCAAAGCCTTCTCCACTTGTGGCTCCCACCTGACGACAGTCACCATATTTTATGGGACACTTTTCTGCATGTACTTAAGGCCCCCCTCAGAGAAGTCCATAGAGCAGTCCAAAGTCATTGCAGTTTTCTATACTTTCTTGAGCCCCATGCTGAACCCGCTGATCTATAGCCTCAGGAACAAGGATGTCATTCGCGCCATGAGAGGTCTGATGAAGGgaaatttcttttagaaaatggCACTTTAGGCTTGTTTTTATGACTAAGTGTCTCTGATGAGAATGTGAATCCTGAACATGAACTCTCAGTGGCcacttttcttgatttcttcaaaaaaatatatcactttcatgatcatttttatataatgttgaAATTGCAAAATATGTCCTTTAGCAGAGAAGCTCTAAATGTGCTCTGGTTAGTTGTCAATGATTGTGCATAATAACTTTTATGCCTTTGTTTCCATGGAGGTATATTTTATACTACCTTACCTTAGTGTAAACAAGAGAATTCATCTTTGACAAATATGGTCCTCAAGGATACACCAAGACTTTCATAGCTGTTCAATGGCCTCATGTCCAGCACATTATCTTTATTCTAGTATCTGTTTAATCACTGAAAGAGCCTTGcagaatgtttatatatatatatatggttcttCTATGGGTTTAAAATTTCTGTAATCTTTTCCCATATATAAATCCCCTAAAGCTATTTGtcgattttaaaaatactgactatactcctcagtatatatagTATTTATTGTCCTCAGTATATATAGTGTCCGCTCCATCTTCTGAGTTCTCAAGTGTTTGGTTTCACTGAAGCATCAATGGAAATCAAAGATAATTTTTCAGTCCTCTAAGTCTGAACGAGACCTAAATTATTAGGATCCAATTGTATGTCTGCATAGACTTCCTTACACCTGACCATATCCTGAAAAATGATACATCAGAATACATATGTGCATGTTTTTCTGGAGAGGAAGTCTCATCTTCACTTTGCTTCATGAACCTGTCTGTTATTCATTATTTGCTAGATAAACTCTAATTTCTTATCAAAATTTCTCATGAAAAAGAAATACCAGAGGATGTTAACACATTCTTCATTTGCCCTAATTCATACATAATTAACCACTGAGATGTTTCTGTAGTAAAATATACAGTCTTCTTCATTAAATTCCCTTAGACATTTGGTATTTCAATATTttgcattaattatttttaactaacACCTCTATAAGCTTCCAGGATACTCCTAATAATTTGTACTTATGAGTAGATAGATTTGAActtaaggattttattttatatttaatcaatATTAGTAAGTGTCAGTAAAGATTACTTTATACTTTTTGTCTCAATTGGaattctagggaaaaaaatcagtatgagcacaagaaaaattgaaatatatattgaataaataaagtataatactttaatattatctttcctattatttgtaataattattaaaataaattatatgtttatttgaaaaaaatattctcaattttttttcaatatttcctcCATCTAAAATCTAATAAAACAGCACTTATATTGGGTTGTTTACATCTATCATCATATTATAtagaaatttcttaaattatgatagaaataattttttaatatcttgtaACATTTCATATAACAATGAGGGTTGCAACATCAATTTCTTCCTACTATTTATCAAGTAATCCTTTGTTTCCTACAGATTTatgatgttttcttattttacaatAAGTCAATTTATTTCTATCCTATTTCTTCAATTCTTCTGActacattttacaaatttttaatatGTCTTTATTCATGGTAAGTAATTACctaattatcaatatttttcaatttttttcttagaaaaatgcaaactagATTCTTGTGGCATTCTAATACCATTAATCCAAATATTATTCCTGTAATGCTTCAgcatagaaattatatataaaatacaaatgtggATATACATGTAAAATGTATGCAAGTAAATTTTgtgaaaaatctggaaaattttcTATTAGTGCTTTGCCAAAGTCCTTTGAATCCCAGGGAAATGTTTGAATGGAGGCAACTGAGAGAATGTGTGAGTGATGAAGGATTGTAGAgcagttaaatttttaatttctttctttcttttttttttttttttgccagaaagaCAGGGAGATAGTATTGATCTTCAAATGAGTGGACAAGTACCTTGGGATattaatgtatgtatttattaatattttttacacCAACATTTGCTTTTATTCAATTCAGAGTgtcaaaagatttctttttttttaagagatagagagagaaaaaaattttaatatttatttttagttttttggtggatacatctttattgtatttttatgtggagctgaggatcgaacccagcgccccgcacatgccagacaagcgtgctacctcttgagccacatccccagcccaagatttctttttttaagaaacatcTTTAACTGCAGAATCTAATCCTTGGCCAACATGTATATCCCTCAAGAAATTGCATGAACACATGTACTCCTAAACTGACTCAGTTCAAACATAGAACAAATTGGTGTATTGCTtagaattttaaatcatttggaatattgaaataattacaaaaaagtCTCTGATCTTATACAGTTTCAATAAGTGGTACCTGATGTGTGGATTTCATaacagtatattcacacaaaaaatGGATATGAACCTGTTATTGTTATGGAAGTCATGGTAAAACTTTGATATTCACTTGCCATTAGTAATTTTACACATCAGGACATCCCACAAGGAATGAGTGTAGCAATTAAATTGTCAAAATATACCTCAATATAGTAACGGTTCATACGCAAAGACTTGTATTTGCAAACACTTTCTTAAAGGGAAAAATACTGCCTAGATATGAAAAGTAGTGGTTTACTAAAATGTGCTGTAGCAACATTGTTAGATTATGCACTTAGGAAAAAACTAATGTCTAACAGTTTTAAGCAAGCTGTAAAGAACATGTGCCATAATTTAGTCGTTCAATAACAAGGGCAAATTTCCATGCATATTATGGAAACTGTTATGTTTAAGTAGTTTATAAAATTCAACCACTGGcaacaatttatatataaaattatccaGGTGTGGTGGGAAACATCTGTATTTCtaacaactcaggaggttgacacAGGGGCATTACAAGTTAAAGGCCAGTCTCTAAAACTTAGAAAGATggtttttcaaaatagaaaattttaaaaatatcttgggatgtagttcagtgatacagGACCCCTGAAATTACATAACTAATAATTATTagcacaattaaaagaaaatgatataaatcATGTATGAAAAGGAAAGTTCAAATCAAGAGTGGATACGTCCATTAAGAAAGGCCATCTGTTTGATTAAAGGAAAACGATGAAACCAATTGCAAGGTCTAAAAGATGTAAAATATTACACTTGTTgttgcaataataaaataaatacgattttaaatttaaaataaacatactaGTTCTACCAAcctggtgagaaaaaaaaaatatctgaaataaaagatATAGGTTTCCTTGGAGAAGATACTCAACTTTCACAAAAGGAAACTAAGCTACCTAATGTCATAAAGGGAAGGATTTACATTATTCAAGAATTAGGTTGTAAAACACTTCACTTTCAGGTAAGAGTAGTTCAGAGAGTCTCAATACTGATGATCTAGGAAGTAAATGGAAGATCTTATATGCAAAATAATCCATGAGATCTCAGTGACTGAGATTATACATCTGACCCTATTTAGTCATAAGCAGCTGACTTCTGGGGTTGTATATCACTGCTGACAGTGAGGCACTGAGGAGGTGATTAGCCCATGAGAGTTCTATAACCTTATAGAATGACCAGAAGGAAAGAGCTAGACACTTTTAGCCCTTCTGCCTCCTATGTCAAAAGTGAAGGAGTCATTCTAGAAGAAGAGACTGGGTCCGCAATAGACATTAAACTTGCCTGTATCTTGATCTTGGAATTTTCACCTtccaaaaaatgagaaataaaatttattatttataaatcacCTAGTGTCTGGTTCTTTGTTATAATAGCACTGTTGAACTAAGACTCCTGCTATaacaattcaataaaaaataaccaaTTGAATCATCACAAAAACATAGTAAACATTCATAAGACCCACAGGACCAGGAGGCTATACACAGATACCTGATTATGGTGAAACTGTAAAGCTAAAGTTATTAGGTAACCCAAACAGACACATCATTGGGAAGTCTAGTGAAGTAAATTGACTTCACATTGAAAGTAAAACCTTTAAGTATAATTTAAACAGAATCTCTGAAGACttccaaggaggaaaaaaaaatggaatgcgTAAAACTTTGTGGTATTATCATGAaactaaggggaaaaaatctaTATCCTGTAACCCTGTTCTTTGCTTTACAAGTGAGTTAACACTGTATTGTTAGTGTGAACCTCTGATCCTGTGATGCCTAATAAAATCTATGGGTCTAGATTTGAAATAACCAATTAGTGCAGTTTTGCTAATTACCCATTTAGTTACTATTTAACCACTCTTATTTCCCATTAGAAAAATTTTTTGGCAATCCTTATAATTTATTACAATGCTACACATTAACAATATCAGGAAATACAGACATTTAAAcctcaagaaaaattttattcataatggAAATTTGTCACACAGATTTCCAGATACGGGAAGGTCTGTATTAAGGGTTCAGGATATTAGGTATATCAACTTAGCACTCCTATAAGACCTTTAATCATATACAAATACTTAAGCTTTGAGTGTTTAGTGTtgtaataaagaaataagaataaaataaaattgagataaaaaatgttttccccatccatttgagaaaaaaaacatacaacAAATGCTCAAGCTTCAAATTTCAAGAGAGTAATAGAAATCTATATTTTGATGTTGACATGAAGATTTACATTTTTGACTGACTTCTCCCAGCAATAATCattatttggaaattaaagtAGGAATGCCTCTTCTGTCTTGGCAAGACTGAAGTTTGAGACTTTGAGTCATTTGACTGGATAACATCTGATGAACATGGCAACATCTGTGCACTGGAAACGATGGACTAATGAAAGGACCTGGAGCTTTCTTCTCCTCTACCAAATGCATTGCCCAATACTCTCCAGCTACTCTCTGTGCtatttccaaatttcctcttAAATCACCAGCTTTGTGAATCATTAACTGTATGTGTTATCCAGTTTCTCACAAATGATTATGATTCTTAGCATGCTGATGTCATTAACTCAATAGGTCAGGTTAGTTCCAGTGGAAATCCATAAGCTCCACCTCAGCCCTCAGCCCTGACCAGAACTTCCACTGCTGCTGATGACAGCACTCTTCTGCTCAGTCCGTGATCTCCTGCCCTGAAAGGTCCACCTGCCACACCTTCTTGTCCTTAGTCTCATTAGATGGCTTCATCTCAGTGTTTAGAGAGGAACACAGCATACTTCCCATGGGAAATATTTGGCCATTAATATGTGAAACATACAAAATTaccttattttccttcttctaatTTACTGAGCATGCTGGCTT
This portion of the Ictidomys tridecemlineatus isolate mIctTri1 chromosome 4, mIctTri1.hap1, whole genome shotgun sequence genome encodes:
- the LOC144376736 gene encoding olfactory receptor 5M10-like codes for the protein MSSSNHTVGMAFILLGLTDDPVLEKLLFGVFLVVYLLTLAGNLCMIVLISTSPHLHTPMYFFLGHLSFVDICYSSNITPNMLYDFLSEDKTISYAGCFTQCLLFIALVITEFYLLASMALDRYVAICSPLHYSSRMSRKVCISLVTFPYVSGSLHGLSQALLTFHLSFCGSLEINHFYCADPPLLLLACSDTHVKKMAMFVVAGFTLSSSLSVILLSYLFIVAAILRIRSAEGRRKAFSTCGSHLTTVTIFYGTLFCMYLRPPSEKSIEQSKVIAVFYTFLSPMLNPLIYSLRNKDVIRAMRGLMKGNFF